From the Ipomoea triloba cultivar NCNSP0323 chromosome 8, ASM357664v1 genome, the window AAATAGGTTGAGCTGTGATTTAgaatgatttattttgtaagGGGTGGAGGGTTTGTAGATGATGATCCATGAATTAAGCATATATTTTTATCTTGTTGGGCCGATTCTAAGatattatgaataatttaaatatgagctataattttttattttttttagattttgaggtatttgaagtaaaatattGTGGATGATGTTATGGTTTtgatatacatttatatttttttggtttaagtGTACATCACCTCTCATTCAATATTCTACTACCTCCAATCCTTATGAAAGACCACCTTGTGATAACCCCCTTCCAGCCAAAGATGAAATTGAGatcttaaaagaaaaattggaaGCATTCACAAAGATGGTCAAGGAGGATACGGCCAATCTAAGGGCCGAGCTTATGAATGAAATGAAGGAATACCTTGCTACCCTCCAGTAGGAAGGTTTACCATGGAAAGATGTCGAAACCAAGGTGTTGTCTATGACAGGAGAATTCCTTAAGAAAATCTCATCAAGGGATAACAACCCAATTATGGATGACCCCCGGTGTTGGAAGGACATTCAAGTCTTGTAGTTGAATATGAAGAAGGAGATGCGGTTGAGATGGTGAGTGTTGAAGAAGGTGTGGTGGATTGTGACCTTGTTGAGAGTGAAGAAGGGTGGTTGAGAAAGGAAGTTATGGGAGTGAAGGCCCAATGCTAGATAAcaccccggtgcttgaagaagttccaactTTTGAGTTGGAAAACTAACAAAGGGGGGAGATTGAAAGTGAAAGCGAAGAAGATATTGAGGTAGTGTGGAAAGATGAAGAACCAAACGGTAAAATTCTTAACCTACTTATGGCACTACTCTTGATGATATACATGCTCAATCCTTTGAAAATAATGTTTGCGAAGCTTTTGTGGATGACTCCCATATGGTTTGTAATGATATTCTTGAtgaatgcaataatgattgtttcttattttgggaggatgattccatagaaGTTGGTAATGATAATGTGATTGATATTTGTGAGGGTTGTGAGGAAGACTCCCTTTTGTTTGATGATGATTatgtttgtttcaatttttaGGAGGATGAATCCTTTGACTTATGTGATAATGAGTTGATGAGTGAAGGGGATGCTACTTCATTTTACTCTTGTGAGGATGAGGGTGATTCTTTTAGTACATTTGAGTGTGGggatgagaaaaaaaatgagagGGGAGGAGGTGACCATAACAAACGGGAGAATTATCACTTTTGACGATTTTGAAGAAGGGGAGTGGAAAGAGGTTGAAGtgtttgaaaatgaaaatgggagtgaggagatatggtatcAACCCTATGCTAAAGATGAAAATATCACCAAGGGGGGGAGTAGTCAAGGAGGAAAGTGAGGAAGTTCAAACCATCTTCGAGGGATTGAGGATGGTGTGCGGGGCTAAGTTTCTTCCAATTATGAAAATCGTTCTTCCATTTCTTGTttttgaattcaaggatgtcTGACATCTTCGGACATACCTTAAGAGCATGGTAGATATGACGCATGGTGGGGTCCCaattttgatatgttttgtAGGATAGTTCTTGTGGAGTCTAGCCAAAGACACTTAAAtgtggcgctcttgggaggcactcCAAGTCTATCcttgtaaatattattattttttcttttgttttcttgttaGTTTATGCTTTGGTTTCttttgagctaacattgcaggtgatcTTGGTGCTGCGCCATGAAAAATTTGAgcaaaaatgaccaaaaatgattAGGAAAAACAGAGGAAGAAAACATGATTCCTTTGTAGCATGTCCAAGTctgctccacgcgtggagcacACGTGGGAAAACTTCAGAGAAGTTCCACGTGGCTGTCCATGCGTGGACAAGCTCGTGGACAGCGTATGATATTGTGTTGTGGATTGTGctctttttcttccaatttttaagAGCCTCCAAGGTTTGGCATTGCCAAGAATCATATCTTATCTTGTTTTACTTGTCTTTTTTgttgcttttgttttagttacttGCTTTGTTTTAGAATTTATCTTTTGATGTTTTCATTGTTAGGATTGTAGTTCTTTCAATTGTTAGATTGTTGCatttcatttgttttcttttctttcgcATTTGAGTCGGGCTAAActcgttaaacgtagcgctcttgggaggcaccccaatcatttgaaaaaaatgaaaaaaaaaagagaaaaagaaaaagattgtGAATAAAAGGAGTTCTGCCACTCCAATTGCACTACAATTGGTTGTCTTCATGCACTAACTTTGTCTCATATAGCTTGGAGAACGGAGGCAACATAGATGCTTGGAAGCTTAAAATGTGGAAAAGAACGGATGCTCACTTGGTTCTAAACCTCTTACCCCTTCTAATTTTTATGCCctattttcaattctaaagtgtgaaAAAAAAGAGTCGTTGCACACGTTCCTTGCACACTTGATAAGCACATACTAGTTTTCAACCACAAAGGGTTATGTTGTTGATACCCCACACCCCCGAagcacttctaaagtgtggaaagggttttGATTGATTTGAAAAAACCGTGCTCCTTTTTTCCACTTGGTCCTCAAGGTAACAttgaggacgatgtttgttttaaagtgtggaaaggatacACCTTGTGCTTAAATTGTGTTGttatttgattgatttattggttTTGTTCTATGGGTATTTTTtatctttggagagtgtgtTATTGTTCgcattatctagggagaatgttaatcatGTGCCTAAAAGTccttttttctctttgaatatccatgggaagtaccccttctttACCAAGCAATTACTTAGACCAAATGGGTTAAACGTTgtatgcttgcatgatattcgCATCTTATTTTACTtggaccttagtcaatgatctctcgaagtgggagtgtgcaccccttaattttagagAGATAATtgaaagcgaagcccggaattgaactaacctcggtagggcatggggcaaaatgtGAGCCTATGGGGAGAAATGTGAGTAAATCCCGATTTCCCAAGTAAAAGGTATGAGGGGTTGAAATGAAGAAAGTCTTAAAAAAGGCTAAGtttggccactcctagaggtaaGAGTCGAGGTGAGCCgtcttgctaggatttgggacaaccattgcaccgtcttcgaacaagcgtagagctctacgtgaagttgATTGTCCCAACGACGttatcctagaagatgagaaaatagagaggaggtgaaccaccccgcttggattcgggtgCCCATTGCACTgatcttcgaaaaagcatggggctccatgtgaagttgggTGTATGATGACATTATCCAAGGGGGTTAGAAGAAAGAAGGACCACCCAAGCCATTGGcagtgagtggtccatgcccctatcctcacttatttttatgctacttatttttatgcgttgggctttggcatagagggtggttggttggttgaggtgtgcacatcgttcccactagggggctcggcttgaaggcctttgtaaaatCGGAGGTGAATTGAACTTGGATTGCATGCATGGTTGTGTGAAGGGTGTGTTTTGAATTGTCCAAATGAGACCATAGGGGTttttgcttcgtttgtatattcttagagtgtatggcatgtgATTACAATCTTTTATAGATAATGTAGGGGATCTCACCCTCTCCAGTTGGCTACACCCTCGTTTTGCTTAACCAATGGGATGATTGAGTAATATAGCTATCTTTGACACTAAAATGATTAGGGCTTAAGTGTGAATTGCTTGAGAACAAGCAAATTAAAGTGTGAAAACTTTGATAGGTGCCAAAGATGCTACCATTTGTGGGGTAATTAGGAGAAATATTGTGCTATAAATGGAGTCCTTGGAGCCTATAACATGttagaatagcttattttgatcAAAGATAGGCACAGGGACTAATTGTGGTTGCATTTATGAAGAATAGCCAAACCCGTAATTTttagggcattccggcgacagtTCGGTAAAATGAGCATAACCGGAGCTAGGAGTGttcaaatgaggtgattcaagtGGATATGGAACGGAAACTTCTagggctacaactttgatgAAGATAACAAAGCCAAATTCAGAAGGTCACATCTGATCCACGCATGGACATGACATGGGAACAGTCTAGAGACGGTCCACGCGTGGACTTAGGCGTGGACAAGGCTTGAGGCGTGGATTTTAGCAAGACCAATTTGGAAAAGCTATGGAAAGTGGACCTCATTATATAAGAAGATTTGTCAGACATTTTGAAGGAATACTCAGCACTTTTAGTTCAATatcctagagagagaatgtATATTAGATCTAGAATTAGAGGTTAGATGTAGAATtgatcttgaagaagaagattgaaGAATTGTTATTATCAAGCTTTGGATTTGGTAATCTCTTAATTATCTTCAAATTTACTCTTTAGATTTCATTACATTTTCTGTTTTGGTATTCAATTGAGTGTAGATTTCCATTTGCTTTCATTTCTTTTACAATGTCTAGCTAGATTTGGTTAGAGATTAGATGTTCCAATCTAGAAATCATGTTTGATTTTATTAAATTCTTTCAATGATTTGAGGAATGTTAATCTAgggttcatatatcttgtgtggttgttGTTTGGTTAGATTTGTACCTATTTGTGGCCACAATAGGTAGCAAAATTAGAGGAAGTATAGATCGCGAGATATCAGGTCTATATGAGTCTTACTCAGCCACATTCTCGCCCTTGATCCGGGTGGATGAGGCCTAGaagaagtggtagaccaagtgtttcATGAAATGTCCCATCCGATTGAGGAATCGGGGGTCCGAAGTGTGACTCCAATCAGTGAtagtgccgtgggctcccttgatcgaatcctagttgcattgcctagaacaccccgTAGTAGTACCGAACATGAAACCTAGAggggacatccatctccttgctttctttaattgtttactcttgttttacttttgtcaaacctcttatCCCATGACTCCCTTGTTCCCAagtgattcttgtaactcttgcctCTTAACATCTTAAATGCCACACACTTGATTTGGTTCCAATTTGTCGTCCTAGAGAACACGGCACTCGGAGAACTTtttttccgttttaacacataTTCCCTCACCACTAAAACTATaacatcctatatatatatatatatatatatatatatatatatatatatatatatgaagaggTTCGAATGAGAAGAAAGCCCCATATGAGGAATGAGAAAGAATCTTAGGTCTAGatcaaaaaaaaagtcaccacctacatttaatatatgatcttcaacacaaatcataaacaaccataaatataaacaaacaaacaatattcaactcaaattagtaattagagatcaagattaattgatcttttaaaaaaaaaaactctccatctacaatttttaaaaacaatgcTCTGgatggcacaacaatgtgctctggaagaaGAAACAATGTGCACTCTAAGGCAAACAATATTCACTACGAAgacacattatttttctttggaagacataacaatgtgcattggaaaaagaaacaatgtgcactgtatgatATAACAATGTGtactgaaagaaggaacaatgtgtaCTGTATGTCATAACAGTGTGCattggaagaaggaacaatatgCACTGGAAGGCAGAAAAAGATATTAACTTACCTACACAAAGTTACAATAATGTCAccgcgtttttttttaaaaaatctccaatttgaaCCCTTAATCTAGACTCAATCTACGGATATAATTAGatcctatttctcacctaaggcaattgtttcacatcatccattatatatatgatcgcgttcaggtAAGAACCacccgcccaggagagaactgagaacggTTTACAGTGtgccacgtgtccagatgtagttgcacctaacgttataactaggtgcacctaggtgcatgaatgttaacaagataaattacttgcacttgtaagtgaaaataggtgcacaagtgcaagtaaaatatattacaggtgcaagtaaattgcACGCTGAGgccaagcactttgtgctcaTATGGCatatagtgactctcccatatgagaggtcatgaggtcaagcctcagtggaggtgaatggactctttgtgcttcaataggttgagaaagtatatttgaacaaatactacaatgtaatagcgccagttgtattcaaaaaaaaaattgtacactgagcatcaatactaggtGCACCCCGGTTCaggaatgttaacaaggtaaattacttgcacttgtaaatgaaaataggtgcacaagtgcaagtaaaatgcatTACATGTGTAAGTAAAATGTGCACTGACCTCAATACTAGTGTTATAACTAGTTACATGTGTAAgtacacctaatgttataactagttacACAACTTTATAAGTGGGtacacctaggtgcatgaatgatAACatgataaattacttgcacttgaaagtgaaaatatgtgcaaaaataggtgcacttgtaagtgaaactaggtgcacttataacacaattacttgcaccaaagttcgagttatttacgaaaatgccactgcGTCGTTTTTTTatattacatctgattcgttgatctggacacgtggactgCTACGaagcgttctcagttctctcctggcCGCTGGTTCAGACCTGAGCGcgtccatatatatattaattaattaggttcAAATTTGTtactcaaattaattaattaacacagcaaccaaattgaatttgaatgttcatGGAATTTGTTTATTGAATTGAGTCCAAGTAACTTATGAATTGCtgaaatcattatatatatatatatatatacagttaggatcatatgagatcacttgtttaagTAAGATCATGAggtcagatcttgtgcatccatttaataatttaatggtctaggttgatttaagatgctaagttgaagtgtgtgcgaacggtaataaaatgtgtgcgaatggtgattaagtgtgtgcagacggtgattaaatgtgtgcaaaggGTGATTattgtgcgaacggtgattgatgtaTAAGATTTgacctcaaaattttttaatggtctagattgattaagattccaagttgaactGTGtacgaacggtgattaaatgtgtgcgaacaaagtgtgtgtgtgtgtgtcaatcaatctagacaattaaaaagtattacatggatgcacaagatgtgatctcacgatcttacctaagcaagtggtctcactaaaaccctaccctatatatatatatagggtagggttttagtgagaccacttgcttaggtaagatcgtgagatcacatcttgtgcatccatgtaatactttttaattgtctagattgattgacacacacacacacactttgttcgcacacatttaatcaccgttcgtaCACagttcaacttggaatcttaatcaatctagaccattaaaaaattttgaggtcAAATCTTAtacatcaatcaccgttcgcacaatAATCACcctttgcacacatttaatcaccgtctgcacacacttaatcaccattcgcacacattttattaccgttcgcacacacttcaacttagcatcttaaatcaacctagaccattaaattattaaatggatgcacaagatctgaccTCATGATCTTActtaaacaagtgatctcatatgatcctaactgtatatatatatatatatataatgatttcaGCAATTCATAAGTTACTTGGACTCAATTCAATAAACAAATTCCatgaacattcaaattcaatttggttgctgtgttaattaattaatttgagtaACAAATTTgaacctaattaattaatatatatatggacgCGCTCAGGTCTGAACCAGCGgccaggagagaactgagaacgcttCGTAGcagtccacgtgtccagatcaacgNtattacaaaattattattattattattattattattattattattattattattattattattattatccgaATAAGCTTATAAGGAGCTGAGGTTCAAAGTGTGAGCCAAAAGCTAAGGGTTAGGACTTAGGAGAGGGATCTTTTAGGAATTGTTTTGAGGTTTTTACACTCCACCAAAATTTAATAGGTCGAATAGATTTTTAGAAATTTTACCCTTTTCTTTTGGATTTACCTTTGTGCTAAGCCGCTATGGTACGCTTAAGCTATGGGTGTAAATGATTCAAGCAATTCATAAGTTACTTGGCGACTCAATTCAATGAACAAATTCAATgaatattcaaattcaatttggttactgtgttaattaattaatttgagtaACAAATTTGAACCTATTAATACTCAACTCTAGCagctttatttatatatatatatatatatatatatatatatatatatatatagagtccccATCAGATGCGGCCAGTCTCCCCCGTGCGACTGTGTGGCCTTATTTGCACCATTAGATCCAatgatctaaggcttcatattaatccaaacaatatagGCGCCGATCTTTAGCTACGTGAacgggaaggataatgttgacaattcactacaatttcaaaaccagatcagatcagacgacgacgaagacttgaagtcgacgagcactgagcaacaaacactagacgagcgtagaagggattccatcaccagcaacgagcgctccgttctgaacaaaacgcataggtcgactccaatagagaaacgagaatggagtaattcgcaatactctgtgcattatcaacattaatctggttcatatttgagataatattgctgtaattcgcaatagtatgtgtatttggtgtgtggtggttaagtggtgtgttttaatctgagaactggtgcatttataacgtataatggtgtgttttaattttgttggtgcatttgaattgagtggtgtgtttcggtatggtggggaatggtgtgttttaatttgtccagtggtggattttataacgtataatgatgtgttttaatttgttggtgtatttgaattgagtggtgtatttcggtatggtggggaattgtgtgttttaatttgtccagtggtgcattttataacgtagaatggtgtgttttaatacacatggtggtgatttttacgagagtagttgcatttggtgtgtcgTGGtaaagtggtgtgttttaatctaagaactggtgcattttaatatgttgaatggtgtgttttaataatacgtttgatGGTGTTTTCTGTACTCTAAAATTACCTTCCCACTtaaaattaccataaagcccccacttaggttacgcgaattaaacttcctaaatcctaatatataacctccaccgtcaGATCACCTCCATCCAGCGGCATATCTTGggccacacgaccgcacctaATAACACAgccgcatttgattaaatatatatatatatatatatatatatttaatcaaatgcggcTGTGTTATtaggtgcggtcgtgtggccCAAGATATGCCGCTGGATGGAGGTGATCtgacggtggaggttatatattaggatttaggaagtttaattcgcgtaacctaagtgggggctttatggtaattttaAGTGGGAAGGTAATTTTAGAGTACAGAAAACACCatcaaacgtattattaaaacacaccattcaacatattaaaatgcaccagttcttagattaaaacacaccactttaCCAcgacacaccaaatgcaactactctcgtaaaaatcaccaccatgtgtattaaaacacaccattctacgttataaaatgcaccactggacaaattaaaacacacaattccccaccataccgaaatacaccactcaattcaaatacaccaacaaattaaaacacatcattatacgttataaaatccaccactggacaaattaaaacacaccattccccaccataccgaaacacaccactcaattcaaatgcaccaacaaaattaaaacacaccattatacgttataaatgcaccagttctcagattaaaacacaccacttaaccaccacacaccaaatacacatactattgcgaattacagcaatattatctcaaatatgaaccagattaatgttgataatgcacagagtattgcgaattactccattctcgtttctctattggagtcgacctatgcgttttgttcagaacggagcgctcgttgctggtgatggaatcccttctacgctcgtctagtgtttgttgctcagtgctcgtcgacttcaagtcttcgtcgtcgtctgatctgatctggttttgaaattgtagtgaattgtcaacattatccttcccgtTCACGTAGCTAAAGATCGGCGCctatattgtttggattaatatgaagccttagatcatTGGATCTAATGGTGCAAATAAGGCCACACAGTCGCACGGGGGAGACTGGCCGCATCTGATggggactctatatatatatatatatatatatatatatatatatatatataaataaagctGCTAGAGTTGAGTATTAATAGGTTCAAATTTGTtactcaaattaattaattaacacagtaaccaaattgaatttgaatattcATTGAATTTGTTCATTGAATTGAGTCGCCAAGTAACTTATGAATTGCTTGAATCATTTACACCCATAGCTTAAGCGTACCATAGCGGCTTAGCACAAAGGTAAATCCAAAAGAAAAGGGTAAAATTTCTAAAAATCTATTCGACCTATTAAATTTTGGTGGAGTGTAAAAACCTCAAAACAATTCCTAAAAGATCCCTCTCCTAAGTCCTAACCCTTAGCTTTTGGCTCACACTTTGAACCTCAGCTCCTTATAAGCTTATtcggataataataataataataataataataataataataataataataataataataataattttgtaataattttgttttgaatatttaattttatttatattaataaagtattaaataaaatgTTGGAAAAGATCAGAGACCAAAGGGCAGAATATTTTAGTTTCTAAAGGCTTTATGGTAGAATTAGTCTTCTCAGAAACAAAAGATTCTCTCCCTCTTCCAGAGCTGACCTCACCAACAAGGACGGACCAATCCTCACACCTCAAGTCCTTAATCAACTCCCTAAAGAAGTTCAATGGGAACCATCTTTAAATCATTGTAAATTCCTTTTTTCTATTAAtgacattattaatttattattataattattattaaaaaaagattTTGTGGTTGTTGCTTGATAGGCACCCAGCCCATCCATATCAGTgactcttttaaaattttgataaatgcCAAAACTCCAACCAATTCTATAGTCTTTAAATACTAcataatttgattattgaatTCCCATTACAAGTGTCTAGTAAACCTTGGGCGACTTTTCTATTCCTTATTCTTAGACaaagttcatatatatatatatattcatcaatATCAACTATATCTGTTGAAAAGTCTTGTAGGTCGTGTTATTCGCATGagcagctcagttggtcacatgtatgaagtttgagaagaaagactAGAGATAAAGTCTCAATAGAGACACGGTGGGAGCAACCTTTTGAAGTGAGGGGCGCGCGCATTAAACAATAATGCGCAAAAAGCAAATTTACATTTTCCCAAGAGATGCACTGTTGCACAATAAGCATTCTTCCAAATGCTTTGTCGGGCCGGGACCCATTATTTACATTTTCCCAAGAGATGCACTGTTGCACAATAAGCATTCTTCCAGATGCTTTGTCGGGCCGGGACCCGGGACAGGACCTTCGGACTGAGGATTCAACCGGTTGAGAAGAAAGTAAGTCGTGTCATTTGGTATCCCAAAACCCACTCCTATGgttggaataaatttttggaatATTCGTTACAATAGTAGTTATGGCTCTCTCTataaatttaattgaaattatcattgtatataataatataaaacattcattattatatgaccAAATCATAGTTTAGAATATTAATTACCTAATAATATTTCCTCAATTCAAGTACCTGCTGTTTTCCTTCTTCCATCTTATTTTCAAGTTCCAAATTAACTCAAACTGCTGCACAAGCTGAGTGTGATGGGGAGAGGAGTTGAAGAACACCCAAATCTACATGAACAACCCAAGGTAGAAGttccttcaattcttcatctaTCCCATATTCAAAATTAACtttcatataaatttttaacaattcttttccaacaatCTAATCTTTACTTTCATTTATCATTAGGGTGAAATTGATGAAGAAAGTAGAGAATCCTTGTTACCTCCAAGACCCAAATCACCACCAAATCAGAACAGCAGACCCAGCAGCATGGTTGTTAAGGCAAGTTCATATATATTGTTCTTTGATTTAATTATGATCATGACCATCATCTAAAAGTTTTGgtaacccagtggggtagctcaagtggcaagtgagctctctttgtggggaggaatttcgggagaacccggatTCAATTCTCGCAAGTGatgaaaaaaaatctaaaagtttTGGTGAGAGTGTGTATTTGGATCACAGATGGAAACCACACAACCCTTTTGGATCTAGGTAAACCCCGTCTTGTagtcctagccggcaaaggacacaaggaagtaaaccagttTAGGTTAATTACTAATATCTgactagctcaaaccaagagggCAAAGATTCGAATTCCTGACCTTGTGATTACAAATGTGGATCTCTTGTTATCCCGAATAAATGTATATTTACTTTGTTGTTTGATTGTTTGAATGAAAACAGAAAGCACATACTGTGATTCCAGCTCACTTGGTGGCAGAAGCCATATCCACACTCCATGGGCTTGATCTAAGATGGTCTGGACCAATCACACCAAGTGAGATGCAGTATGTACAGCAGTATGTGTTTGCAAAGTACCCTGAATATTGCAATGGCCTTGTAGAAGATGGGGACAAGCTTGATCTCTACACTCTCTGCATAAACAATGATGAATCTTTAGACAAGGGAAAATCACCAAGAAGGGAGGCCTCTTCACCTTCTTTCACTCATAACACTACTGCTTCAGAACTGGGAAGAATCCAATTGGAGCCTTCAAGATTACTGGATATTCTCACCAAGAAAAATTCATTCCAAGGGAACTTCATTTCAATCCCAGAAATCCAAGTTCGAAACCGGGCACTGCAGCACTGTGGGCTAAGTGA encodes:
- the LOC116027770 gene encoding uncharacterized protein LOC116027770, with the translated sequence MGRGVEEHPNLHEQPKGEIDEESRESLLPPRPKSPPNQNSRPSSMVVKKAHTVIPAHLVAEAISTLHGLDLRWSGPITPSEMQYVQQYVFAKYPEYCNGLVEDGDKLDLYTLCINNDESLDKGKSPRREASSPSFTHNTTASELGRIQLEPSRLLDILTKKNSFQGNFISIPEIQVRNRALQHCGLSEDEYLVVFTPTIKEAMMMIGESYPFFRGNYYLTVLGGEEDYDCIREFVVFKDSKVIAAPETWLDLRIKGSQLSQYFRRKCKHSPKGLFAYPAYVNETRYSMHWISEAHRNSWHVLLDASELDVGKDRLLTLALHRPDFVLCTVNNTHSHPSKITCLLVRKQSFDTTSSSSPSA